A genomic segment from Candidatus Binatia bacterium encodes:
- a CDS encoding integrase core domain-containing protein, whose protein sequence is ELERAIGRFVEHYNHRRYHESLDNVTPADAYHGRRTAILTRREQIKKKTMARRKRQNLRAA, encoded by the coding sequence GGAACTGGAGCGTGCGATCGGTCGCTTCGTCGAGCACTACAACCACCGCCGCTACCACGAGTCACTGGACAACGTGACTCCAGCCGATGCATATCATGGGCGGCGCACCGCGATCCTGACGCGCCGAGAACAGATCAAGAAGAAGACAATGGCCCGTCGTAAGCGACAGAATCTACGCGCCGCGTAG